GAATTTCGGATTATACTGTTTTGAAAGATTGTAGTAGCATGTGCTCTGAGGGTGATCGTCCAAAAACAAGCATTATCTATCACTTCCAGGCTGTCAAATAAGATGTTACTGTTTTCAGGGTGAGGAAATGCTTCAGAAGCCCATTGCAAATTATTAATCACTCCACCTGTATTCTGATAAAAACCAATGTTAGAATATTTTGCATTAATATTCTCAGTAACTGTTAGAGCTCTATAAATGCCGGCATATGGGGCATGAGATAAACTCAAATTGGAAATTTTGTAATGATTTACATAACTCGCTATTATCTGCACTTGCTGGTTTTCACCATCGAAGACTGTTAAATCTTTCCCAGCACCCTGCATATTAACGTAACTACGCAAATTCAAAGGGAAATGCTGACCATTGGATGGGGCATAAACGCCCTCATCCAGAAAAATAGTGTAGGGATCAAGACTGTCTCTTTTGATAATAGTGAGAGCATGTTGAATAGTTTTTAGCGGCTCTTCAAAGGATGCTCCAGAATTTGAATCATCACCATTGGGATTAATATATAGATCATGGTTAACAGGTTCAAAGAAACCCTGTTCAATTGTTAACACTAAAGCTTGTGGAAAAGATATAAAATGTTCATCTGGGCTGCTAACAGTGAAGGTATCTAAAGGAATCACTATTTCTAATGGATATGAATACCCAATAGAAATATCGCTATGATAGCCAGCATAATTATTATAGACACTGCACAAATTGATCGGATCAAACTCAATTGATGTACTTTCACAATCAAAGAGAATAATGCCTCCTCCTCCCATACTAGCATGATTTTCATGGATACTTAAACCAGATACATAAGGATTCGCATTATAATATACTGCAATACCAGCACCTCCCCCTTTAAAGGGGGCTTTGTTATTTTTAATTGTACAATCCCTGATGGATGGACTACTGTTGTTAATTTTTATCCCAGCACCATAAACAAGAACTGGTTCAGACTGATTTTGCATAACTTTTCCATTTTGAATGGTAAAGGCTATCAGTTGAGCAGCTCGGGTTTCACCATTCTCGATAGTTACTACGCGATCAATATGATTGCCATCCAGGATGGTATGATTGATATAGTACTCATCTTCTGTAAACAGATACTGGGATGTGATGACCACATTCTTGCCAATAAAATTGATATTCTCATAGTAGGTCCCCGGTTCTACTAGGATAGTATCTCCATGAGTAGCGCCATCAATGGCATCCTGGACATGGATGAAATGCCCACCGGGTTCGGGTTGGACGATCCAGGTTGTGGCGTAAGCTTGTGAAAGAGAAAACAATATCAATAACACAGAAAAAGCACGCCCTCGCCGAGCGTCTTGAGCGTGTAAAAGAGTATTGTTTTTAATTCTCAACCTAATTTCCTCGCTCTTCAAGCAACCCCAGCGAAGGTCAATCATAGGGTACCTCCGCCAGGGTGTGCCATTGGATGTATATTATTTTATCAACATCATTTTTTGGGTTGACTGGTAGCATCCGGTTTTAAAAACGACAAAATACAAACCGGATTCCAGGGTGCTGGCATTCCAGGTCAGTTCGTGTTGGCCCCTGCTCTGTTTACCATAATACAGGTTATCAACCACCCGCCCCTGCATATTGTATACCACCACTGAAACAGGTGAATTTTTGGCTAACTCGTAGCGCAAGGTTGTAATGGGGTTAAAGGGGTTGGGGTAACAAGCCAACAGGGCGGTGGTTGTGATCATTGGTTCTGAACTTTTTTCCAGATTGGCATGGTAAACCACAAAGCCACCATCAGTTATCTCACGTTCCAAGCTACTCAGGGTAAAGTGTTCTCTAAATGTCTGCCTGGGAGCATTGTCGGTCTCTGAATTCCCGCTTCCTTTGGCTAACCCACCATCTCTCACAACCTGAAAGCTAATCTCATCCAGGGACTGGTCACCATTGTAGGCTTGCATATAGACCGGGAATTCTATCACAGGCTGTGCACCAATACAGTCATCACCGAGAAAGATACCGATTTCGGTCACGGTTTCAGGATCCTCAATCGCATCAACTGAAAATGCCGTATAGTCATCCAGTTCCTGAACCTCGAAAGAACTATTTTTCAGAACAACTCCTCCTCCGCCTGGAGTACCGTAACCACTCTCATAGATCATCTCAATTGAAGCCCCTGTACTTAGGGTAAGGATATACATCTCTCCATACTTGAAAGTGATCCAAGGTTCACCTTCTACTGGAGGGTTAGGAGGTAGTTTAGTGTACCATCCACCATTAGCCTTTTTAATCATATACCAGTCCTGTGCTTTGATGGCGGTGAGCCGGTCAATCACGTTCGCTGGCAAGGCATCCAGGGGTTCCTGATTTTCCTGAATAAAATAGGAGACCCAGTTATTACCCTCATTAACAGTAATAGGGGTCAAATGATAGACCCTTTCACCTGCAGTTTCAAGATTATAT
This window of the Candidatus Neomarinimicrobiota bacterium genome carries:
- a CDS encoding DUF1565 domain-containing protein translates to MRIKNNTLLHAQDARRGRAFSVLLILFSLSQAYATTWIVQPEPGGHFIHVQDAIDGATHGDTILVEPGTYYENINFIGKNVVITSQYLFTEDEYYINHTILDGNHIDRVVTIENGETRAAQLIAFTIQNGKVMQNQSEPVLVYGAGIKINNSSPSIRDCTIKNNKAPFKGGGAGIAVYYNANPYVSGLSIHENHASMGGGGIILFDCESTSIEFDPINLCSVYNNYAGYHSDISIGYSYPLEIVIPLDTFTVSSPDEHFISFPQALVLTIEQGFFEPVNHDLYINPNGDDSNSGASFEEPLKTIQHALTIIKRDSLDPYTIFLDEGVYAPSNGQHFPLNLRSYVNMQGAGKDLTVFDGENQQVQIIASYVNHYKISNLSLSHAPYAGIYRALTVTENINAKYSNIGFYQNTGGVINNLQWASEAFPHPENSNILFDSLEVIDNACFWTITLRAHATTIFQNSIIRNSESVYSEVMEAYLNWPLQILKTFYLDTEPKHISRNVEITQNENLDADYPLTAMALHVADSRVEISNCTFADNSAPVGGAITLEDAEVIIVNSILYDNEPRQIWLYNAYGDTPNTVTIKNCLIQDAEWGINLIGSNTINWLDGNFDVAPWFQGGEENPYYLTANSPAIDAGTDFFVWEGDTIVNMSPDEYSGLAPDIGAYEYHEPDAIDENKLSEGFELYGNFPNPFNNSTQISFSVPTTGDVELKIFNMKGQLIEQQLFEGFSTGIHKINWDAGYLQSGLYLYQIESRKMKVTGKALLVK